The Verrucomicrobiota bacterium DNA window TTTTAAAATAGTCTCCGGGAACAATTTCAGCCAAGCTGGGCAAGGCTGCGTCATAGTCTTGATTGCATATCAATTTTGCGGATCTGACCCAGGGATTATCGTCGTAACCGGGACTTCGATAAAGAGCCGAACTGTAAGCTTCCCTATCGCCGGATTCCAGATAGTCGACAAATGCCTTATATCTGGACCAAAACCCGTCACTATCATAACGGACATCACCCATGTTTAGGTTCTTTTCAATTATTGCACGTGCACCATCCCATTGCTTTCGTGAAACATAAACATCCACCAACCACCCGTTGTTTGCTGAGATGGGTTCTGTTCGAATGGCGTCTTTGTAATAATGCTCTGCCATGGCCAAACGACCCAAGTTATGGCATCTCAATGCCAGTGCCTGTTTTGAATACCAGAAATTGGGATCTATCTCTAAGGCTTTTAGAAAGTATTCAATGGCCAATTCGGTATCACCCTGGACAATATCGATTACATTTCCTTGAGCATGAAACACGTGGGGCAAGTTGGAATTGATCCGTTTTGCCTGATCCAAAGCAGAATGAATCTCGGCGAGGAGCGAAGGGTCGTTGCGTTGCTTAACAAACCGCCATTGAACAGCCCTATACCAGGCCAGAAAGGCCCACGCTTCCGCGAAATTGGGATCAAGCTCAACCGCCTTCTCATAAAGGGAAATCCTGTCAGGAGCGCCTAAATTTGCTTTAACAAAATAATCATAAGCCTCCTGGTTTTTGGTTGGGATCCGCTCGATCAGGTCGATTTCGTCGGGGGAAATAGCAGTGTGAAGTTCGGACGCGACATCTTTGGCAATCGTAGCTTGAATTGTGAAAATGTCATCAAGGTCTCTTTTGTAATTTTCCGCCCAGAGCTGACCTCCACTCTGAGAATCAATCAACTTCAAGTTCACGAGAACCTGATTGCCAGCCCGCCTTACTGAACCTTCAACCAAATACCAAACGCCCAGTTCCTCGCCGATCTCCTTGGACGATTTAGTCGTCTCTCTATACCCTAACGTCGATGTGCGGCCAATGACCAACAGGTCTTTCACCTTAGACAGATTGGTAAGAATATCCTCCTGAACCCCATCGGCGAAGAACGCATTCTCCGGATCGGGACTTAGATTCTCCAGCGGAAGAACGGCAATGGATTTTTCAAGGATTGTGACCATTGGAATTTTTTCCGAATCCGGACCGAGAACCTTGCCCAGTAACAACGCATCAAAGCGCGGATTCCCCCGCAGCCGGTCGAAGATATTCCAAATGTTCAATATGCGGCTAAAGTTATAAGCGCTTTCCATGCGACTGGCGTTTTCCAGTGTTTCTATCGCCGTCTCGTTATCACCCAGAATGAGGTGGGCAGCCGCTATATCCATTTCGCACCCGAATTGATAGCGAGATATATTAAACTGTGAACCACTAGTCTCGCGCGTTTTCGCTATACACGGCTCCATTGCCTTGCGATTGCCTTCCAGCGCGTGGCAGAGCACAAGGTTGGAAAAATTGAAAGGGGATCCTCCAGGATTTTCTTCAATGCGAGCTTCTGTTTTCAATTTCGCCTTCGCCGCTTCGGCAATCCATCTACTCCGGTCGCCAACCCGAAACCAAATTAGAGCAGCTAACAGTTCCTTTGTCTGCGACGTATCCCACCACCAATTGCTATGGTGTCGAGGCCAATTGTTCGGATCGGCTTCTGCCAGATTCTCAATCGCTGCTTCAAGGTCGCCATCGTTTAAATGATAAAGCGCTTTGTAGTAGGGATTGTTCCAATACTGGGGAATCTCTTGAAAGGCGCCGGAAAACCATTCATTCCTGTCCCCTGATTTCAGGTACTCGTTCCAGGCAAGGCTAACCTGCCAATAAGTGTCCCCGCCAGTCCTGCCCAGATTCCTTTCGATTAAGGCGTGGGCCTTGTCGAGCATTCCGCGCTGCGTGTAGACTTTTTTCAAAGAAAGGTTCCAGAAAAAGGAAAGAGGATCCAAGCGGAGTGCTTCTTCGAATTGAAGCTGAGCTTCAGCCAAACGCCCGAGTTCCGAATATCTTGCTCCCAACGCTCTTCGAGAAAACGAGAAATTAGGGTCTATTGTCAAAGCCTCCAAGAGATAGTCGATGGAAGCGTCATAGTCACCGTGCTCGATAAAGGCAAAATTGGATTGAGCGTGTGGGACGTGAGGTATCCCTTGCCCAAGCCGAACCGCATTTTCCATGGCATGGTGGGCCTTTGCTAACAATTCTGGATTGTTGCGGTCATATCCCATAAACCAAAAGCTCACTCTCTGCCATGCCAGAAATGCCCACGCTTCGGCGAAGGCAGGGTCCAGGGCCACAGCGTTCTCCAATAGCGCAATGAGTTCGAAATTCCCACCCGCACTCAGGTTAAGGATCATTTGGCGAGCTTTGACGAAATCCTCGTAAGCCTCCAGATTTTCGGTTGGGCGCCGGTCGATCAGCTTAAGGGCTTCGGGTGATATGGCCGCTTCGAGTTGTTGTGCAATCTTCCTGGCGATTTCCGCCTGAATAGTAAAAATGTCCGTCAATTTGCGGTTGTAGTCATCAGCCCAGAGCTGACCTCCCGTTTGAGAATCAATTAATTTCACACTAACAAGAACCTGATTGCCCGCCCGCCTCACTGAACCTTCAACCAAGTACCAGACACCCAGTTCTTCTCCTATCTCTTTAGCTGTTTTATCAGTATTTTTGTAACCTAGGGTCGAGGTTCGCGCTATGACCAGGAGTTCATTCACCTTTGACAGGTTCGTCAGAATATCCTCCTGAACTCCATCCGCGAAGAATGCGTTTTCCGGATCGGGACTCAGGTTGATAAGTGGGAGAACCGCGATGGACTTCTCGCGTACAATCTTGGTAACAGGCGGAGAGGGTTGTAGTTCGGAAGAGTTTGATTTTATGAAAAAGATCAAGGCAAGGCAGGCGACAATGACCAGCGACACTTCCAACCAGATGGCGTAAGCTGGCCGTTTGCGTGTGATAAATTTTTTGATACGATAGCTGGTACTGGGGCTGCTGTGGAGACGGGTTTGTTCTCCAGAAAGGCTTGCAGGTCCTGTGCCAGCGCACGGGCCGATTCGTAGCGGCGACTGCGGTCCTTTTCCAGGCACTTCATGACGATGCGGTCGAGGTCGCCTTTCAACCGGGACTCCACTTTGGTGGGAGGGCATACACGTTTATCAGCGATTGTTACCTTCTCGTCTGGGGATAGGCGGGCGAGACGGAGTGATGGTGTGGGCGGATCTTCTTCCCGGATGATCGCCCTCAGGTTCTCCAGGCTTTGTTTGCTCAGGTGTTCCGGGTCAAAAAGTGTGCGGCCGCATAGAAGTTCATAGAGTAAAGCACCCAGGCTATAGATGTCAGTCCGGTGATCTACTTCGAGGCCGCTGAATTCTAGTTGCTCAGGACTACTGTAAATGGGAGTTCCCAGGAAAGTGTGAAACTGGGTATAGACCGTTTTATCGGTCAAATGAAACTGAGTGGTTTTGGCGATACCGAAATCAATGATCTTGGGGAGTGGCTTGTCGTCTACTTCCGCTACCAGAATATTGGAGGGTTTCAGATCGCGATGAATGATCCCTTTCTGGTGCGCATGTTGGGTGGCCTGGCATATCTGGATGAACAACTCCACTCGGTCCTCGATGCTCAATCGCTCTCTATCCGCATAATCCAGAACGGGCATTCCCCGGATCAGTTCCATCACAAAATAAGGCCGTCCGTAAGAGGTGGCTCCCGCATCAAGCACGTGTGCGATATTGGGATGATCCATCATGGCCAGCATTTGCCGTTCCGCTTCAAAGCGGGCCAGGAAGTCCTTGGTGTCCAGCCCGAGCTTTAGGATCTTCAAGGCTACCCGCCTTTCGATGTCTTCTGTTTGCTCAGCCATCCAGACGGAACCCCAGGAGCCTTCCCCTATCAATTCCAGTAAACGGTAGCGGTCGATTTGATCTCCCGGACCTTCACCAGCGGGAGCGATCCGCTGTAATTCGGCAGCGATTCCGGAGGAATCGGATTCCAGTAATTCCTGTGATGTTTCAGCTTCTAAAAAACCGTCCGCTTTTTGATTGGCTTTGAGCAGACGCAGCACGGTTTCTCTGAGCTCGCGATCATCCGGGCATGAAGATTCCAGGAACTGCTCCCAATCCTCGGGAGGAACGTCCAAACATTTCTGGAAGAGGGTCTCTTCCCGGTTGTCGAAATTATCAGTCACATAAAAAAGAAGGGTACGTTTCGAACCTACTCATTTGAAATTTCATTGTAGAGCCAGGAGCGTGCATAGGTCCACCAACGTTGAGCGGTGGTGGGAGAGACTCCCAGGGATTGCGCCGCTTCCTCCAGGGAAAGTCCAAAGAAGAAACGCTGTTTTACCAACTCGGCTTTGCGCTCATCTTTTAGTGCCAATTTTTCAAGGGCCTCGTTGATCCGAATGAGCTGGTCGTCTGCATCTGCACGGTCATGCAGGGCATCCAGATTCTCCAGTGCTACGCGGTTCAAGTCTCCACCGTGCCGCTTTCTTCTTCGCTTACGTGCCCGATCGATCAATATGCGGCGCATGGCCTCCGCCGCCGCCGCGAAGAAGTGGGAACGATCGCTCCATTGAGGTTGTTCATCTCCTCCCAATTTCAACCAGGCTTCGTGGACCAGGGCAGTGCTCTGTATGGTCGAATAGACATACTCTTTCGACATCTTGGCATGAGCCAGCTGCCTGAGTTCTTCGTAGACAAGCTCATAGAAGTCGCTGTCGGGAGTGGAGCCATCTTTTTGGGAGGAAGGAGACATTTCGAAAATGGTTGGGAATCAGGATATCCGGGTTGCTGCTAGGATCAATTGCAAATTATTCTAAATGGGGAAAACCGCCCTTCGTTGGAAGGGCGGTTCAATAGAGATAGAGTAAATAGAATTATTTCGACTTGGCTACCAAGGTAGGTTTTCCGAGAGCGAGACTGGCGGTATATCCTGAACTGTCGCCTTTTCTAACGACCTTGACCGGAAGTGACACTTTAACCGTCATGGCGCTTCCATTTTTGTCCCGTGCTGGTTCGAATTCCCATTTGCCTATTACCTGGCTCAAGGAGCCCGCTAGGGTCGGGTTATCAGAAAAGGGCCTGCTGGAACGAATGTGAATCGCGTGTCCCTTGTCCGTAATAGTGAAGAGCATCTTTACTTCTTCTCCAAACAGCCCGGACCGAAGTCGTGGTGTGACTACCTTGGTGGGAACCGGAAGGGTCATGTCTTCCACTTTGTAAGTGGGCAATTGATAATCCCTTGAAGTGGTTTCCTCCTTGGCAGCAATTGCGGTCAGAGAAACAAGATTTAATCCAATTAAGTATACGAGTGTTTTTGTGATTGTTTTCATGATGATTTAGATTGGTTCACCACACTCCTGCGCTGTTTGCTTCAACAACTTGTCATTTATTTTTGGAAAATGTAATTCGCTCCTACAGAGGGTGATTCGAAACATCACCTCGCATCTGCGACTGGTTTGTCATCATGAACCCTTAAAATTGCCAATCAGGACATTGGCGATCCCGGGAATAGTCCTGGCGGGTCAGTCGCCACACTCTTTGATATCCCTTACCGACTTTTGTACTCGGCGTATTCTGGAATTCTTTCTGCCAGGTAGTCTATCCAGTCACCGTCCTGTACCAACATCTCTACGACGCGAGGGTGTTTAAGAAGTCTTTGATTGAGCAGATAGTCGGTGGCGAGCTCCCATTTTCGCTTTAGCAAATTGTGATTGGCCTGTGGATCGAACAGCAACTCAACCGCAGTTTCAGTATCCATCCAGGACATGAGCTGTAGGAATAAGTAGCGGTTGTCATGAATCCCTGTTATATTGAAAACCATTTCATTAGTCTCTTGCTTAACGCTTTCCAATATCGACTTGGCCGACTCCGACCAGCCAACCAAAGACAAAAGTAGGGCAACATGACTGCGGTAATAACGATTTAAGGGCATA harbors:
- a CDS encoding serine/threonine-protein kinase — encoded protein: MTDNFDNREETLFQKCLDVPPEDWEQFLESSCPDDRELRETVLRLLKANQKADGFLEAETSQELLESDSSGIAAELQRIAPAGEGPGDQIDRYRLLELIGEGSWGSVWMAEQTEDIERRVALKILKLGLDTKDFLARFEAERQMLAMMDHPNIAHVLDAGATSYGRPYFVMELIRGMPVLDYADRERLSIEDRVELFIQICQATQHAHQKGIIHRDLKPSNILVAEVDDKPLPKIIDFGIAKTTQFHLTDKTVYTQFHTFLGTPIYSSPEQLEFSGLEVDHRTDIYSLGALLYELLCGRTLFDPEHLSKQSLENLRAIIREEDPPTPSLRLARLSPDEKVTIADKRVCPPTKVESRLKGDLDRIVMKCLEKDRSRRYESARALAQDLQAFLENKPVSTAAPVPAIVSKNLSHANGQLTPSGWKCRWSLSPALP
- a CDS encoding ECF-type sigma factor, which codes for MSPSSQKDGSTPDSDFYELVYEELRQLAHAKMSKEYVYSTIQSTALVHEAWLKLGGDEQPQWSDRSHFFAAAAEAMRRILIDRARKRRRKRHGGDLNRVALENLDALHDRADADDQLIRINEALEKLALKDERKAELVKQRFFFGLSLEEAAQSLGVSPTTAQRWWTYARSWLYNEISNE